The following coding sequences lie in one Rutidosis leptorrhynchoides isolate AG116_Rl617_1_P2 chromosome 4, CSIRO_AGI_Rlap_v1, whole genome shotgun sequence genomic window:
- the LOC139843954 gene encoding calmodulin-like protein 3, whose product MSIIYLFYNLIYSIFLSLLPKKLKHYLPKPYNQNQQPQIQNTNITPLIEPSQPPRSCRMDQNDLNRIFQMFDKNGDGRITKQELNDSLYNMSIFISDDDLVQMIEKIDVNGDGCVDIEEFGELYRTIMDDKENEEDMMEAFNVFDQNRDGFIAVEELGSVLSSLGIKQGRKTDDCRKMIMKVDVDGDGLVSFNEFKNMMRSGGFVAMTQN is encoded by the coding sequence ATGTCAATAATATATCTCTTCTACAACCTCATATACTCAATCTTCCTATCTTTACTTCCCAAAAAACTCAAACATTACCTCCCTAAACCTTACAACCAAAACCAACAACCACAAATTCAAAACACCAACATTACACCACTAATCGAACCATCACAACCACCACGTTCGTGTCGCATGGATCAAAATGATCTCAACCGCATTTTCCAGATGTTCGACAAAAATGGCGATGGAAGAATAACCAAACAAGAACTCAATGATTCCTTATACAACATGTCCATATTCATTTCAGACGATGATCTTGTACAAATGATCGAAAAGATTGATGTGAATGGGGACGGTTGCGTTGATATTGAAGAATTTGGTGAGTTGTATCGAACAATTATGGATGATAAGGAGAATGAAGAAGATATGATGGAAGCTTTTAATGTTTTTGATCAAAATCGCGATGGGTTTATTGCGGTTGAGGAATTGGGATCGGTTTTGAGTTCGTTAGGGATTAAACAAGGTCGAAAAACGGATGATTGTAGGAAAATGATCATGAAAGTTGATGTGGATGGTGATGGTTTAGTTAGTTTTAATGAGTTTAAGAACATGATGAGATCGGGTGGTTTTGTTGCTATGACTCAAAATTGA